The region CGCCCCAGCAAGGCACCGTGAGGGTAGCCGGCAGACTGATTGACGGAAAGAAAAAGTTGCCGCTGGGAACAGTCGGGATGGTGATGCAGAACCCTGACCTGATGCTTTTTCACAGTAGTGTCCGGCAAGAGGTTGAATTTGGTTTGCGTAATCTAAAAACCGTGTCAGCCTTAATGACTGAACGTTATGGGCAGGCAATTCAGGGACTGGCGCTGGCAGATCTTCAAGATGATCCGCCGCTGGCTTTAAGCCGTGGTCAGCGGCTTAGAACGGCTATTGCCGCTGTAGTGGCAATGCAACCGGAGATTGTTTTGCTGGATGAACCGACGACCGGACAAGATAAGCGAAATATTGAAAGCATGATGGCGGCATTGATGGACCAGGTTGAAACACTGGTATTCTGTACTCATGATGTAGAGTCAGCCATCCGGTATGCCACCCGGGTTATTGTCCTGAATCAGGGAAAGATTGTGGCTGATGGTCCGCCCCGTAACGTGTTTGCCGATGCTCCGTTACTTAACCGCAGCGGTTTGCGACCTACCCAGTCGTGGTTGGTAGGCCGGGCGCTTGGCATCCCGGATGTATTTACTCCTCTGGAATTGGAGGAGAAGTGGATATGCTGAACTGGCAGGAGCTTACCCGGACGGGTGCCGGGACTACCCTAATCCACCGCCTGGATCCGCGCGTCAAAATAAGCATGCTGCTCATTACCGGCTTTGTCATTATATTTTTGGATAATCCCGCTCTGCTGGCAATTATGCTGGCAGTCGGTGCTGCAGGAATGCTGATAGCCCGGCTGCCCCTCATGAAACTCAAAGTTGCTGTAGTGGTTGTACTGCTGGGGTTATGGGGAGCGGTATTCAGCCAGGCGCTGTTTTACGAACAAGTTCCGCGTACGGTGATGCTTACGCTCATCGCGCCCGAGTTACCCGTTTTGGGCCCGCTGACTAAAGGATTATATGTCTATCATGAGGGGGTTATATACGGACTTAGGCAAGGATTGCGGATGGCGGCTATGACCACGCTGGGATTGTTAGTGTGCTGGACTACCGACACCCGCTTGCTGCTTCTGGGACTGGTACGGTTGCGAATGCCGTACAGTCTGGCGTTTATGGCCGTAACGGCGGTTCGGTTTATTCCTATACTTATGCAAGAAACCATGCAGGTTGTCTCGGCGTCTACAATGCGTGGCGGCAGCCGGTTGAGTATCCGGTTACTGTCGCCGATTCTGGCCAATTGTCTCAGGCGGGCAGGAACCTTGGCGGTTGCTGTAGAAAGCCGGGCTTTTCGTTCCCAGGACCGCCGCACTTACTTGGAAGAGTTGTGTTTTACTCCGGGTGAAAAAATGTTTCTTAGTGTTTACATACTGCTGGCTGTTATAGTGATTCTAAGCAAGACTAGCTATATTTGTTATCAATATGGACTGTATTATGCTTCAAGTTTGCGGCCTGTGTATGAAATTGCCCGATCATACTTATAGGAGGGGACAATTATGAAAATCGGAGCTATTATGTGGACGAGTTATATACCGGCATTAGCTGAAGCTTTGGGACATATTCCCGGTCTGGAACTGAAAATGTGCAGTATTCGTGAACTGGAAGACGGAAGTTACCGGGAAGAAATGCTCGAATATCTTCGTTCCGAGGCCGATGCACTCTTTTTATTTCCATCAACCGGCAGCGTGTGGGAGGATATTTCCGGGGAAATCAGCGCCTTAAGCAAGCAAAAACCAACGATTGCTTTCGGCTATGACCCGGGTCTTCTGGCGTATAACAGCGTTGGCGCTCACGTGGCGCTAACAGTGCAACACTATTTG is a window of Sporomusaceae bacterium ACPt DNA encoding:
- the ykoC gene encoding Putative HMP/thiamine permease protein YkoC, encoding MLNWQELTRTGAGTTLIHRLDPRVKISMLLITGFVIIFLDNPALLAIMLAVGAAGMLIARLPLMKLKVAVVVVLLGLWGAVFSQALFYEQVPRTVMLTLIAPELPVLGPLTKGLYVYHEGVIYGLRQGLRMAAMTTLGLLVCWTTDTRLLLLGLVRLRMPYSLAFMAVTAVRFIPILMQETMQVVSASTMRGGSRLSIRLLSPILANCLRRAGTLAVAVESRAFRSQDRRTYLEELCFTPGEKMFLSVYILLAVIVILSKTSYICYQYGLYYASSLRPVYEIARSYL